Proteins from a single region of Limosilactobacillus fermentum:
- a CDS encoding helix-turn-helix domain-containing protein encodes MGRKVSYDEKIKIVQWALDHDSDYQVTAKEFDVSYNRVYDWVRKYQATGNWEVLKDRRGKKPRPKGDALTREEQLEEENRQLKAKVRRLEVERAFAKKLREIRNREVDDPQNTKRFRN; translated from the coding sequence ATGGGACGGAAAGTCAGTTACGACGAAAAGATTAAGATTGTCCAGTGGGCACTTGATCATGACAGTGATTACCAAGTAACAGCTAAGGAGTTCGACGTTTCGTATAACCGAGTGTATGACTGGGTTCGAAAATATCAGGCCACCGGTAACTGGGAAGTCTTAAAGGACCGGCGAGGTAAAAAGCCGCGTCCCAAAGGTGACGCTTTAACGCGCGAAGAACAGTTAGAAGAAGAGAACCGACAACTCAAGGCAAAAGTTCGGCGCTTAGAAGTGGAGCGAGCTTTCGCAAAAAAATTGAGAGAAATACGCAATCGGGAGGTGGACGATCCGCAAAATACGAAGCGATTCAGGAACTAG
- a CDS encoding IS3 family transposase: MQELVKEGYTVTELAAVANTSRKSYYIWLKKRQIKTQQEIENAKILAAIRQIEKRHLNCAGYRKVTAILNSDTSKIKEYTFSFDFPINIKRVRRIMREHGIKADIRQPRRNRVKEQQQYLEDNVLHRQFAPDQPNKVWVTDTTELTYGRGNKVRLHAIIDLYGNYALSYFISPTETAKDVIKAFELAKQKTSRLAPLIHTDRGSAYTSREFSNYLIQNQCVHSMSAPGTPADNAVIERWWCDFKHLWLAHQPAPQTYDQLLKLVAEGVKYFNTVEISGKRKNLTAVDYYRSEIA; the protein is encoded by the coding sequence ATTCAGGAACTAGTTAAGGAAGGTTACACAGTGACCGAGTTGGCGGCGGTAGCAAACACGTCGCGTAAGTCATATTACATTTGGCTCAAGAAAAGGCAGATCAAGACCCAGCAAGAAATCGAGAATGCGAAGATTTTGGCGGCGATTCGTCAAATCGAGAAACGCCATTTGAACTGTGCGGGTTACCGGAAGGTCACGGCCATTCTTAATAGCGATACCAGCAAGATTAAAGAGTACACTTTTAGCTTCGACTTCCCGATTAACATTAAACGGGTCCGGCGGATTATGCGTGAGCACGGGATCAAAGCTGACATTCGCCAACCGCGTCGTAACCGGGTTAAAGAACAACAACAGTACCTTGAAGACAATGTATTACATCGCCAATTTGCCCCTGACCAGCCTAATAAGGTCTGGGTGACTGATACTACGGAACTTACTTACGGTCGTGGAAACAAGGTACGACTGCACGCAATCATAGATTTGTATGGGAACTATGCGCTTAGTTACTTCATATCTCCAACCGAAACCGCCAAGGACGTAATTAAAGCTTTTGAATTGGCTAAACAGAAGACCAGTAGGTTGGCTCCGTTAATTCATACAGATCGTGGATCTGCCTACACTTCAAGGGAATTCAGTAATTACCTTATCCAAAACCAATGCGTCCACAGTATGTCAGCGCCGGGGACCCCGGCTGATAATGCGGTAATTGAGCGCTGGTGGTGTGACTTCAAACATCTGTGGCTGGCACACCAGCCAGCGCCTCAAACGTATGACCAACTCTTAAAGTTAGTGGCAGAAGGCGTTAAGTACTTCAACACCGTTGAAATATCCGGTAAAAGAAAGAATCTCACCGCTGTAGATTACTACAGAAGTGAGATTGCATAA